A part of Mycolicibacterium sp. TUM20985 genomic DNA contains:
- a CDS encoding WS/DGAT/MGAT family O-acyltransferase, which yields MQRPRWLSGLDASFLHLESATQPLQVISVLELDVSTIPGGYDYSRFRHDLSMRVRGMPAFLEKPSHGLAYLGRPVWLADGAIDVDRHVHRVVLPAPAGRAELVDVCSYLAGLPLSRDRPLWEMWVIEGGHRLAVLIKVHHAEADGVTFARMLSQLCSTEIDPEPNPPPADPPLGASSWAIAIDGLARFAGRPLYVAVTLLPATIRAVADTVRRAVTGRAMTAPFTAPRTVLNGRLTADRRLAFARLDLDDVKEVKNHFGVTVNDVLMALIGGVLRQFLLDRGELPRRSLVALVPVSVHVPSERPERNQVSGMYARLLTQIADPGTRLRAMAPANTVAKEHSSAIGATLLQDWCELTGPVTLGIAKRTYARLTRFRPMYNVVVSNVPGPQARYFLGAEITAMYPFGPVLHGAGVNITMWTVNGILHIGVIACPELLPDPAALADGFAVGLQQLRSETD from the coding sequence GTGCAACGTCCGCGGTGGTTGAGTGGACTCGATGCCAGCTTCCTCCACCTCGAGAGCGCGACGCAGCCCCTGCAGGTGATTTCGGTACTGGAACTGGATGTCTCGACGATTCCGGGTGGTTACGACTACTCCCGCTTCCGCCATGACCTCTCGATGCGGGTCCGCGGCATGCCCGCGTTTCTGGAGAAACCGTCCCATGGCTTGGCGTATCTCGGTCGTCCCGTCTGGCTGGCGGACGGCGCCATCGACGTCGACCGCCACGTGCACCGGGTCGTTCTGCCAGCCCCCGCGGGCCGAGCCGAATTGGTGGACGTCTGCAGCTATCTGGCGGGTCTGCCGCTCAGCCGTGACCGGCCGCTGTGGGAGATGTGGGTGATCGAGGGCGGTCACCGGCTGGCCGTGCTGATCAAGGTCCACCACGCAGAGGCCGACGGTGTCACCTTCGCCAGGATGCTGTCGCAGCTGTGCAGTACCGAAATCGACCCCGAACCCAACCCCCCGCCTGCGGATCCGCCGCTCGGCGCGAGTTCGTGGGCGATCGCCATCGACGGACTGGCACGTTTCGCCGGACGACCCCTGTACGTCGCCGTCACGCTGCTGCCCGCGACCATCAGGGCGGTCGCCGACACCGTTCGGCGGGCGGTGACCGGCCGCGCCATGACAGCGCCGTTCACGGCCCCGCGGACCGTGCTCAACGGCCGCCTCACAGCGGATCGCAGGCTCGCGTTCGCCCGCCTCGACCTCGACGACGTGAAGGAAGTGAAGAACCACTTCGGGGTTACCGTCAACGACGTCCTGATGGCCCTGATCGGCGGAGTGCTCCGCCAGTTCCTGCTCGACCGCGGCGAGTTGCCCCGCCGCTCGCTCGTCGCCCTCGTGCCGGTCTCGGTGCACGTGCCATCCGAACGCCCCGAGCGCAACCAGGTTTCGGGAATGTACGCCAGACTCCTGACGCAGATCGCGGACCCCGGCACACGACTGAGGGCGATGGCACCAGCCAATACCGTTGCCAAGGAACATAGTTCGGCGATCGGCGCGACACTGCTGCAGGACTGGTGTGAGCTCACCGGGCCCGTCACCCTGGGCATCGCGAAGCGGACCTACGCACGCCTGACCCGGTTCCGTCCGATGTACAACGTCGTGGTGTCCAACGTGCCGGGCCCCCAGGCCCGTTACTTCCTCGGCGCTGAGATCACGGCGATGTACCCGTTCGGCCCCGTCCTGCACGGTGCCGGTGTCAACATCACCATGTGGACGGTCAACGGGATCCTCCACATCGGCGTGATTGCGTGCCCCGAACTGCTGCCCGACCCCGCCGCTCTGGCCGACGGGTTCGCGGTCGGGTTGCAGCAGCTCCGCAGCGAAACCGACTGA
- a CDS encoding SDR family NAD(P)-dependent oxidoreductase — MVTLITGASTGIGAQFAEQFAARGDDLVVVARSADKLDALAARLRTAYGVEITVLAMDLSVPTAAGDLWQETNRLGLEISVLVNNAGFGTHGDVADADPQRLEAAVELNCRTVVGATVRYLPQMRARGAGTIINVASIAAFQPLPKMAVYGASKAFVLSFTEALWAEERTHGIRVLAVCPGLTDTPFFELAGDAAATAASGPAATAVTRSPQQVVDATMRALAGRKPSFVDGAANAFVARVVTRVLPRRASIAVTGWLVDG; from the coding sequence ATGGTCACCCTGATCACCGGGGCATCGACCGGAATCGGCGCGCAGTTCGCCGAGCAGTTCGCCGCACGCGGTGACGATCTCGTCGTCGTCGCCCGCAGCGCCGACAAGCTCGACGCCCTTGCGGCGCGACTGCGGACGGCATACGGCGTCGAGATCACCGTGCTGGCAATGGACCTGTCGGTCCCCACCGCGGCGGGCGACCTGTGGCAGGAGACGAATCGCCTCGGCCTCGAGATCTCCGTGCTGGTCAACAATGCCGGCTTCGGAACCCACGGTGACGTCGCCGACGCAGACCCGCAGCGCCTCGAGGCGGCGGTCGAGCTCAACTGCCGGACGGTCGTCGGCGCCACGGTCCGCTACCTTCCGCAGATGCGGGCCAGGGGCGCGGGCACGATCATCAACGTGGCGTCGATCGCGGCCTTCCAGCCATTGCCGAAGATGGCGGTCTACGGCGCGTCGAAGGCCTTCGTCTTGTCGTTCACCGAAGCGCTCTGGGCGGAGGAGCGCACGCACGGGATCCGCGTGTTGGCGGTGTGTCCCGGGCTGACCGACACGCCCTTCTTCGAGTTGGCCGGTGACGCGGCGGCGACGGCCGCATCCGGTCCGGCAGCCACGGCGGTCACCCGCAGCCCGCAGCAGGTGGTCGACGCGACGATGCGGGCGCTGGCCGGCCGCAAACCCAGCTTCGTCGACGGCGCCGCCAATGCCTTCGTCGCGCGTGTGGTCACCCGGGTGCTGCCCAGACGAGCGTCGATCGCGGTAACCGGCTGGCTAGTGGACGGCTGA
- the pks2 gene encoding sulfolipid-1 biosynthesis phthioceranic/hydroxyphthioceranic acid synthase yields MVTPIAVIGMACRLPGGIDSPERLWEALLRGADLVTEVPADRWDADEFYDPERGVPGRSVSRWGAFLDDVGGFDAPFFGLDDATATAIDPQHRLLMETSWEAIEHAGIVPSSLSGSMTGVYLGLSHDDYMRISLEADEYGFTGVASAMASGRVAYALNLHGPALTVDTACSSGLLAVHTACRSLDGAESDLALAGGAMVILQPETTVWASAQGMMSPTGRCRAFDEAADGFVRSEGCAVVLLKRLPDALRDGDRILGVIRGTAANSDGRTRNIATPSQEAQVAAARAALAVAGVDADTVGVVEAHGTGTPVGDPIEFESLSQTYGATGSVLLGSAKSNFGHTESAAGTLGLIKAILELQHGVVPPMVHFNRLSETLEKVVGGLVVPRETTPWPADGHSGPRRAAVSSYGISGTNVHAIVEQGPTPLPDAPNPNDAVERPTLISLSSTSTDELRRTCGRLADWLDSHPEPVAVADLGYTLARRRGHRPVRTSVLADGVKELRIALQDIAADEVQIPAAVGRDDHGPVWVFSGQGSQWAAMGAELLATEPAFAAAVADLEPLIARESGFSVTVAMSAPETVTGIDRIQPTLFAMQVALASTMAAYGVRPGAVIGHSMGEVAAAVVAGALSPSDGVRVICRRSSLLKRLSGSGAMASVDLAEATVRRELASRGVDDVVVAVVASPSSTVIGGDTQTVRDLVAAWEQRDVLAREVAVDVASHSPQVDPILAALADELAELTPSAPTVPFYSTTRDDPRTSPACDASYWVDNLRQTVRFSAAVGAALEDGYRVFAELSPHPLLTRAVEQTADGIETPVAALASLRRDQAQAHFALDFVADLHGAGAAVDFAALHPRGRLVDAPLPTWTHRPLLLTRTGGGPGHVVAAHPLLGAHVRLLEEPERHAWQADVGIAVQPWLGEHRVNGVAALPGAAYCEMALAAADALFPAGAEVRDVRFEELLLLDDHTEVAAVAAMDAPGVATFAVQTDDSGDRVRRAAADLHAVSPAGPQERRDVAGLLAAHPGTVGGEEVRRSLAARGIEFGSAFAGLGSVHTADGATLLAEIGAPAGIRAGQSGYGIHPAVLDACFQSVAAHRRDGIGLLLPLSVGRLRRFGSGRDARYCHVTVTTSDAAVIEANLEVLDGDGDVILAVDRLRMGSGATKAGLRERVLADRLLTVDWERTEPPTAAADTGEWLLIAVAADPLATGLSDALGACGVRCRTVSPDERLDAAGLTGVVVLAPPADGDPTAASPGRGRDLVSHVVKVARELSDVGSEDGERPPRLYVVTRNAQAVTPGDRVNLEHGGVRGLIRVIGAEQVQLRPTQIDVDSSTSAAQLATELLSRSDEDDTAWREGSRFVARLRRTPLRAEERRTTLVDPGADGMRLQVRTPGDLQTLELVTVERPTPAAGQVEVAVSASSINFADVLAAFGRYPTFDGKAPQLGLDFTGVVSAVGPGVADHRIGDAVGGFGAGGCWGTYVTCDARLVAPLPAGLTAEQAAAVSTGYGTAWYGLCHLARLGPGDRVLIHSATGGVGQAAMAIARHVGAQIYATAGSPRRRQLLHDMGVEHVYDSRSIAFADEIRRDTDGYGVDVVLNSLIGPAQRAGLELLAFGGRFVEIGKRDVYEHTRVDLYPFRRNLTFHYVDLALMTTGAPEVIGALLREVYEMVGAGSLPVPEHTVYPLTEAATAIRAISAAEHIGKLVLAVPGSGSIRVAVPPNRAPVFRGDGSYLVTGGVGGLGLFLAAVMASGGCGRIVLTSRSQPNPAAQKTIERLRANGADIVVECGNIADPETATRLVDAATATGLPLRGILHAAAVVDDATLATVTDDLIERDWAPKAFGAWHLHQASSAQQLDWFCNFSSAAVLLGSPGQGAYAAANSWLDAFTAWQRSQGIPAYAIAWGPWADIGRGTGMADRGDVTMISPEDGGYAFRAILRHDRAYTGYLPLTGMPLLTALAARSPFAEAFRDTDGRTGTDVPTVLAELAGLAPDEWPNRLRRLVTEQVGLILRRAVDPDRTFADHGLDSLGTLELRTHIETQTGIRLTPKTIVTFGTPRALAGHLTETLDGSA; encoded by the coding sequence ATGGTTACGCCGATCGCAGTGATTGGCATGGCCTGCCGCCTGCCCGGCGGCATCGATTCACCCGAACGGCTGTGGGAGGCCTTGCTTCGCGGCGCCGACCTCGTCACCGAGGTTCCGGCGGATCGCTGGGACGCCGACGAGTTCTACGATCCCGAGCGCGGCGTGCCGGGCCGCTCGGTCTCCCGCTGGGGCGCGTTCCTCGACGACGTCGGGGGTTTCGACGCTCCGTTCTTCGGCCTGGACGATGCGACGGCCACGGCGATCGATCCGCAACACCGGTTGCTGATGGAGACGTCCTGGGAGGCCATCGAGCACGCCGGGATCGTCCCGTCCTCGCTCTCGGGCTCGATGACGGGTGTCTATCTCGGCTTGTCCCACGACGACTACATGCGGATCAGCCTCGAGGCCGACGAGTACGGCTTCACCGGCGTGGCCTCGGCGATGGCGTCTGGCCGCGTGGCCTACGCACTGAACCTTCACGGGCCGGCGCTGACCGTCGATACGGCCTGTTCGTCCGGCCTGCTGGCCGTGCACACGGCGTGCCGCAGCCTCGACGGCGCCGAGAGCGACCTCGCCCTGGCCGGCGGTGCCATGGTGATCCTGCAGCCGGAGACCACGGTATGGGCGTCCGCCCAGGGCATGATGTCGCCGACCGGCCGGTGTCGGGCGTTCGACGAGGCGGCCGACGGCTTCGTCCGCTCGGAGGGATGCGCGGTGGTCCTGCTCAAGCGGCTGCCGGATGCGTTGCGCGACGGTGACCGGATTCTCGGTGTCATTCGGGGCACCGCGGCGAACTCAGATGGCCGCACCAGGAACATCGCGACGCCCTCCCAAGAGGCTCAGGTCGCGGCCGCCCGTGCCGCGCTTGCGGTGGCCGGGGTGGACGCGGACACCGTGGGCGTGGTGGAGGCCCATGGCACCGGCACCCCGGTGGGCGACCCGATCGAGTTCGAGAGCCTGTCGCAGACCTACGGCGCCACGGGCAGCGTCCTGCTGGGGTCGGCGAAGTCCAACTTCGGCCACACCGAGTCGGCGGCGGGCACGCTGGGTCTGATCAAGGCCATCCTCGAGCTGCAGCACGGCGTGGTTCCGCCGATGGTGCACTTCAACCGGCTGTCCGAGACCCTCGAGAAGGTCGTCGGCGGACTGGTCGTGCCGCGTGAGACCACCCCGTGGCCCGCCGACGGCCACAGCGGACCGCGCCGCGCGGCGGTGTCGTCCTACGGCATCTCCGGAACCAACGTGCACGCGATCGTCGAGCAGGGGCCCACCCCCTTACCCGACGCCCCCAACCCCAACGACGCGGTCGAGCGGCCCACTCTGATCTCGCTGTCGTCGACGTCGACCGACGAGCTGCGGCGGACCTGCGGCCGCCTCGCCGACTGGCTGGATTCGCACCCCGAACCGGTGGCGGTGGCCGACCTCGGCTACACCCTGGCCCGCAGGCGCGGACACCGCCCGGTGCGCACGTCGGTGCTCGCCGACGGCGTCAAGGAACTACGAATTGCGTTGCAGGACATCGCCGCCGATGAGGTACAGATCCCAGCCGCGGTGGGCCGCGACGACCACGGCCCGGTGTGGGTGTTCTCCGGCCAGGGCTCGCAGTGGGCGGCAATGGGCGCCGAACTCCTGGCGACCGAACCGGCGTTCGCCGCCGCCGTCGCGGACCTCGAACCACTGATCGCCCGGGAGTCCGGGTTCTCGGTGACCGTGGCGATGTCGGCGCCAGAGACCGTCACCGGCATCGACCGGATCCAGCCGACGCTGTTCGCGATGCAGGTGGCGCTGGCCTCGACGATGGCGGCCTACGGGGTCCGGCCCGGTGCGGTCATCGGCCACTCGATGGGGGAGGTGGCGGCCGCCGTCGTCGCGGGCGCGCTGTCACCATCCGACGGGGTGCGGGTGATCTGCCGCCGCTCCTCGCTGTTGAAGCGGCTGTCCGGTTCCGGGGCGATGGCGTCGGTCGACCTGGCCGAGGCCACCGTGCGTCGAGAGCTGGCGAGCCGCGGTGTCGACGACGTGGTGGTCGCGGTGGTGGCCTCCCCGTCGAGCACCGTCATCGGCGGCGACACCCAGACGGTCCGCGACCTCGTCGCGGCCTGGGAGCAGCGCGACGTGCTGGCCCGCGAGGTCGCGGTCGACGTGGCCTCCCACTCCCCCCAGGTGGATCCGATCCTCGCCGCGCTGGCCGACGAACTGGCGGAGCTCACCCCGAGCGCGCCGACGGTCCCGTTCTACTCGACCACCCGCGACGACCCGCGGACGTCACCCGCCTGCGACGCAAGCTACTGGGTGGACAACCTGCGCCAGACGGTTCGCTTCTCCGCGGCGGTTGGGGCGGCGCTGGAGGATGGCTACCGGGTGTTCGCCGAGTTGTCCCCGCACCCGCTGCTGACCCGCGCCGTCGAACAGACCGCCGACGGCATCGAGACGCCGGTGGCCGCACTGGCCAGCCTCAGGCGTGACCAGGCGCAGGCGCACTTCGCGCTCGACTTCGTCGCCGACCTGCACGGCGCAGGCGCGGCGGTGGACTTCGCCGCGCTGCATCCCCGCGGGCGGCTGGTCGACGCGCCATTGCCGACGTGGACCCACCGCCCCCTGCTGCTCACTCGGACCGGCGGCGGGCCGGGTCACGTGGTGGCCGCCCATCCCCTGCTGGGGGCCCACGTCCGGCTGTTGGAGGAACCCGAGCGGCACGCCTGGCAGGCCGACGTCGGAATCGCCGTGCAGCCATGGCTGGGCGAGCATCGAGTGAACGGTGTCGCGGCGCTGCCGGGGGCCGCCTACTGCGAGATGGCGCTGGCCGCCGCCGATGCGCTCTTCCCCGCCGGTGCCGAGGTGCGCGACGTTCGCTTCGAGGAGCTGCTGTTGCTCGACGACCACACGGAGGTCGCCGCCGTCGCCGCGATGGACGCCCCTGGGGTTGCGACCTTCGCCGTGCAGACCGACGACTCGGGCGATCGGGTCCGACGCGCGGCCGCCGACCTGCACGCGGTTTCCCCTGCCGGCCCGCAGGAACGCCGCGACGTCGCCGGTCTGCTGGCCGCGCATCCGGGCACGGTCGGCGGCGAGGAGGTCCGGCGGTCGCTGGCCGCGCGGGGAATCGAGTTCGGTTCCGCCTTCGCCGGCCTGGGCAGCGTCCACACCGCGGACGGCGCCACGCTGCTGGCCGAGATCGGTGCGCCCGCGGGCATCCGGGCGGGCCAATCCGGCTACGGCATCCACCCCGCCGTCCTGGACGCCTGCTTCCAGTCGGTGGCCGCCCACCGGCGTGACGGCATCGGCCTGCTGTTGCCACTGAGCGTCGGGCGACTGCGCCGGTTCGGATCGGGCCGCGACGCCCGGTACTGCCACGTCACCGTGACGACGTCCGATGCTGCCGTGATCGAGGCGAATCTCGAGGTGCTCGACGGCGACGGCGACGTCATCCTCGCGGTCGACCGACTGCGGATGGGCAGCGGCGCCACCAAGGCAGGGCTGCGCGAACGCGTGCTCGCCGACCGGCTGCTGACCGTCGATTGGGAGCGGACCGAGCCGCCGACCGCTGCGGCCGACACCGGAGAGTGGCTGCTGATCGCCGTGGCCGCCGATCCCCTCGCCACCGGGCTGTCCGATGCGCTGGGGGCCTGCGGAGTCCGGTGCCGGACGGTGTCACCCGACGAGCGCCTCGACGCCGCCGGGCTCACGGGCGTCGTGGTCCTCGCGCCTCCGGCCGACGGCGACCCGACCGCGGCCAGCCCCGGGCGGGGCCGCGATCTGGTCTCCCACGTCGTGAAGGTCGCCCGCGAACTGTCGGACGTCGGGTCCGAGGACGGTGAGCGGCCGCCGCGCCTCTACGTCGTCACCCGCAACGCGCAGGCCGTCACGCCGGGCGACCGGGTCAACCTCGAGCACGGTGGCGTGCGCGGCCTCATACGGGTGATCGGCGCCGAGCAGGTTCAGCTGCGTCCGACTCAGATCGACGTCGACTCCTCCACGTCCGCAGCACAATTGGCTACGGAGCTGCTGAGCCGTTCGGACGAGGACGACACCGCCTGGCGAGAGGGATCGCGGTTTGTGGCGCGGCTGCGGCGCACGCCGTTGCGGGCCGAGGAGCGCCGGACCACCCTGGTCGATCCCGGAGCGGACGGCATGCGCCTTCAAGTACGCACGCCCGGTGATCTGCAGACCCTCGAACTGGTCACCGTCGAACGACCGACACCGGCGGCCGGACAGGTCGAGGTCGCGGTCAGTGCCTCCAGCATCAACTTCGCCGACGTGCTGGCCGCCTTCGGCCGCTACCCGACGTTCGACGGCAAGGCCCCGCAACTCGGCCTCGACTTCACCGGTGTCGTCAGCGCCGTCGGCCCCGGGGTCGCCGACCACCGAATCGGCGATGCCGTAGGCGGTTTCGGCGCAGGCGGATGCTGGGGCACGTACGTCACCTGCGACGCCCGCCTGGTCGCGCCGCTACCGGCCGGCCTGACCGCCGAGCAGGCCGCCGCGGTCTCCACCGGCTACGGCACGGCGTGGTACGGGTTGTGCCACCTCGCCAGGCTCGGGCCGGGCGACCGCGTGCTCATCCATTCCGCGACCGGCGGGGTCGGTCAGGCGGCGATGGCGATCGCCCGCCACGTCGGAGCCCAGATCTACGCCACGGCTGGCAGCCCGCGTCGGCGCCAGTTGCTCCACGACATGGGTGTCGAGCACGTATATGATTCTCGCTCAATCGCTTTCGCCGATGAGATCCGACGTGACACCGACGGGTACGGCGTCGACGTGGTGCTCAACTCGCTGATCGGACCCGCCCAGCGCGCCGGACTCGAGCTCCTGGCCTTCGGCGGCCGCTTCGTCGAGATCGGCAAACGGGATGTCTACGAGCACACCCGCGTCGACCTCTATCCGTTCCGGCGCAATCTGACCTTCCACTACGTCGACCTGGCCTTGATGACCACGGGCGCCCCCGAGGTGATCGGCGCACTTCTGCGCGAGGTATACGAAATGGTCGGCGCCGGTTCGCTACCCGTGCCCGAGCACACCGTGTACCCGTTGACCGAAGCCGCCACCGCCATCAGGGCCATCAGCGCCGCCGAGCACATCGGCAAGCTCGTCCTCGCGGTACCCGGGAGCGGATCCATCCGGGTGGCGGTACCGCCGAACCGGGCGCCGGTCTTCCGTGGCGACGGCTCCTACCTCGTCACCGGCGGGGTGGGCGGCCTTGGACTGTTCTTGGCCGCGGTAATGGCCTCGGGCGGCTGCGGCCGGATCGTCCTGACGTCGCGGTCGCAACCGAATCCCGCTGCGCAGAAGACGATCGAGCGACTGCGCGCCAACGGCGCCGACATCGTGGTGGAGTGTGGCAACATCGCCGACCCGGAGACCGCGACGCGACTCGTCGACGCCGCCACCGCCACCGGACTGCCCCTGCGCGGCATCCTGCACGCCGCGGCCGTGGTGGACGATGCCACGCTGGCCACCGTCACCGACGATCTGATCGAGCGGGACTGGGCGCCGAAGGCCTTCGGCGCCTGGCACCTGCACCAGGCGAGCTCGGCTCAGCAACTCGATTGGTTCTGCAACTTCTCCTCGGCCGCCGTGCTGCTCGGCTCACCGGGCCAGGGTGCCTATGCCGCCGCCAATAGCTGGCTGGATGCCTTCACGGCATGGCAACGCAGCCAGGGCATTCCGGCGTACGCGATCGCGTGGGGCCCATGGGCCGACATCGGCCGCGGCACCGGGATGGCGGACCGCGGTGACGTCACGATGATCAGTCCCGAGGACGGCGGCTACGCGTTCCGGGCCATCCTGCGTCACGACCGGGCCTACACCGGCTACCTCCCGTTGACCGGGATGCCGCTGTTGACGGCGCTGGCCGCGCGCAGTCCGTTCGCCGAGGCGTTCCGCGACACCGACGGTCGAACCGGCACCGACGTTCCCACGGTGCTGGCCGAACTCGCTGGGCTGGCACCGGACGAGTGGCCGAACCGGCTGCGAAGACTGGTCACCGAACAGGTCGGCCTGATCCTGCGACGTGCGGTCGATCCCGATCGTACGTTCGCCGACCACGGCCTGGATTCCCTTGGCACGCTTGAATTACGGACCCACATCGAGACCCAGACGGGTATCCGCCTGACACCCAAGACCATCGTCACCTTCGGCACGCCGCGGGCGCTGGCCGGGCATCTGACCGAGACGCTGGACGGCAGCGCGTAG
- a CDS encoding GNAT family N-acetyltransferase — protein sequence MTSPTVEGLRFVIVGQHDPLAEPLLAELAVEYATRYGGTVERVATWLRGYPADEFEAPAGGMLVGLLDHRPVTGGAFRRFDEATAELKRIWTDSGHRRRGLAKALLVELEAEIAARGYRRVYLTTGDRQPEAEALYLATGYQKLDEPLPAQGEVYPMAFVKELQP from the coding sequence ATGACTTCGCCAACTGTCGAGGGGCTCCGCTTCGTCATCGTCGGCCAGCACGACCCGCTGGCCGAGCCGCTGCTGGCCGAGCTCGCGGTCGAGTACGCGACCAGGTACGGCGGCACGGTCGAGCGCGTGGCCACTTGGCTGCGGGGCTATCCGGCCGACGAGTTCGAAGCACCCGCCGGCGGGATGCTCGTCGGTCTGCTCGACCACCGGCCCGTCACCGGTGGGGCCTTCCGCCGCTTCGACGAGGCGACCGCCGAACTCAAGCGCATCTGGACCGATAGCGGGCATCGCCGACGCGGTCTGGCCAAGGCGCTGCTCGTCGAACTCGAAGCGGAGATCGCCGCACGCGGGTACCGACGGGTGTACCTCACCACCGGGGACCGTCAGCCCGAAGCCGAGGCGCTGTACCTGGCGACGGGGTATCAAAAGCTCGACGAGCCGCTGCCGGCCCAGGGGGAGGTCTACCCGATGGCGTTCGTGAAGGAGTTGCAGCCGTGA
- a CDS encoding SDR family oxidoreductase, whose product MDNIRGRTIAITGAARGIGHATAKALLQRGARVVIGDRDTAVLESAVTGLTKFGQVTGYPLDVTDRESFEVFLDKARADGAGHVDVLINNAGVMPVGPFLEQSEQSIRSSIEVNFYGVLTGCQLVLPEMVRRRRGHIVNIASMAGMVAVPGQVVYAGTKFAVVGLTTAMADEFAPQGVEVTCVLPTFTNTELISGTKNTGAQKPVEPEDIAAAIVKALDKPKTHVSVPGPLRFVGAATSMLGPRGRRWLSKQMGNDHVFLDFDRTARQSYEDRAQSAIGVIDD is encoded by the coding sequence ATGGACAACATTCGAGGCCGAACCATCGCGATCACCGGCGCCGCCCGCGGCATCGGCCACGCCACTGCGAAGGCCCTCCTGCAACGCGGCGCACGCGTGGTCATCGGCGACCGCGACACCGCCGTCCTCGAGTCGGCGGTCACCGGCCTCACGAAGTTCGGCCAGGTCACCGGTTATCCCCTCGACGTCACCGACCGGGAATCGTTCGAGGTGTTCCTCGACAAGGCGCGGGCCGACGGTGCCGGCCACGTCGACGTGCTGATCAACAACGCCGGCGTGATGCCCGTCGGCCCGTTCCTCGAGCAGTCGGAGCAATCCATCCGCTCCTCGATCGAGGTCAACTTCTACGGCGTTCTGACGGGCTGCCAACTGGTGCTTCCCGAGATGGTGCGCCGCCGCCGGGGACACATCGTGAACATCGCCTCGATGGCGGGCATGGTCGCGGTCCCCGGTCAGGTCGTCTACGCCGGCACCAAGTTCGCCGTGGTCGGCCTGACCACCGCCATGGCCGACGAGTTCGCGCCGCAGGGGGTCGAGGTGACCTGCGTGCTGCCGACGTTCACCAACACCGAGCTGATCTCGGGCACCAAGAACACCGGCGCGCAGAAACCGGTCGAGCCCGAGGACATCGCGGCGGCCATCGTGAAGGCGCTCGACAAGCCGAAGACCCATGTGTCGGTACCGGGACCGCTGCGCTTCGTCGGGGCGGCGACGTCGATGCTCGGCCCCCGCGGCAGGCGCTGGCTGTCCAAGCAGATGGGCAACGACCACGTCTTCCTCGACTTCGACAGGACCGCCCGGCAGAGCTACGAGGACCGGGCGCAGAGCGCGATCGGCGTCATCGACGACTAG